One part of the Ziziphus jujuba cultivar Dongzao chromosome 2, ASM3175591v1 genome encodes these proteins:
- the LOC132800768 gene encoding disease resistance protein At4g27190-like, protein MADRLGLKFDGVMEFERALELRNRMKNEKRFLIILDDIWNDKLKLEDVGIVFESDQKRCKILMTSRFERVLGNNMGVDKNFKVDILSEDEARNWFESIVGDKFVTTPAFEEYGNKIVKKCGRLPLCIVTAAHSLKNCDKLPLWRNTWRQLQRSKHDEVVHTAIKLCYDKLRSDEAKQLLLLCSLHEEDVNISMENLMRYCVGQINMFKDAYTLQEARDLVYCLVEELKDCCLLLGGDHSDTVKMHDVVRDVTVSIAKESHDTHCFGDGSEVEKFLEEKKFEDLKAISLPNGYLDELVFDKSEYTKLQLMICMRKKYRETIPRGFLDRIKLLRVLVLYPEVSASHLSSLQNLCTLCLGNFDVKDIAEIGKLKYLEILDLSRSKVEKFPGEIGQLTRLRMLDLNGCQDLQVIEPNVILHLKRLEELYVDWFVNWHSVDHVDSNGEKSNAGLDELKHLDHLTALHLCFKEGTFPTE, encoded by the coding sequence ATGGCAGATAGGCTGGGTCTAAAGTTCGATGGGGTGATGGAATTTGAAAGAGCTCTTGAGCTCCGAAATCGAATGAAGAATGAAAAGAGGTTCCTCATAATTTTAGATGATATTTGGAATGATAAGCTGAAGCTTGAGGATGTTGGAATAGTTTTTGAAAGTGATCAAAAGAGATGTAAGATATTAATGACTTCTAGATTTGAGAGAGTACTGGGTAATAATATGGGTGTTGATAAGAATTTCAAAGTTGACATTCTTTCAGAAGATGAAGCAAGGAATTGGTTCGAGAGCATAGTGGGCGATAAGTTTGTTACAACTCCTGCATTTGAAGAATATGGGAATAAGATCGTGAAAAAATGTGGGCGCCTACCACTTTGCATTGTAACCGCTGCACATTCATTGAAAAATTGTGATAAGTTGCCTTTATGGAGAAATACCTGGAGACAACTTCAGAGGTCTAAACATGATGAAGTTGTGCACACTGCTATCAAACTATGTTACGATAAGTTACGGAGTGATGAAGCAAAGCAATTACTTTTGCTCTGTTCATTGCATGAAGAGGATGTAAACATAAGCATGGAGAATTTAATGAGATATTGTGTGGGCCAAATCAACATGTTTAAAGATGCCTATAcattgcaagaggcaagagaTTTGGTGTACTGTTTGGTTGAGGAACTCAAAGATTGCTGTTTGTTGTTGGGCGGTGATCATTCTGATACAGTTAAAATGCACGACGTCGTTCGTGACGTTACCGTATCAATTGCGAAAGAAAGTCATGATACGCATTGTTTTGGAGATGGTAGTGAGGTAGAAAAATTTCTCGAGGAGAAGAAATTTGAAGACTTAAAAGCAATCTCACTGCCTAATGGTTATCTGGATGAGTTGGTTTTTGACAAGTCGGAATATACAAAGCTTCAGTTAATGATTTGTATGAGGAAGAAATATAGGGAAACAATCCCACGTGGTTTTCTTGACAGAATAAAACTGCTTAGGGTGTTAGTTTTGTATCCAGAGGTGTCTGCTTCACATTTATCATCCTTGCAAAATCTTTGCACCTTGTGTTTAGGTAATTTTGATGTGAAAGACATAGCTGAAATTGGAAAACTCAAGTACCTAGAAATTCTTGACCTTTCTCGATCTAAAGTCGAGAAATTTCCAGGTGAGATAGGACAACTTACTCGTCTACGCATGTTAGATTTGAATGGTTGTCAAGATCTTCAAGTGATTGAACCCAATGTCATACTACATTTGAAACGTTTAGAAGAGTTGTACGTGGATTGGTTTGTGAACTGGCATAGTGTTGATCACGTAGACAGTAATGGGGAGAAAAGTAATGCAGGTCTTGATGAGCTAAAACATTTGGATCATCTGACTGCTTTACATTTATGTTTTAAagagggaacatttccaacggagtaa